TCAATCTGGTCCAATTGCGAAACAATCTGGGCATGTTTAATCTGATTATTGGCCATgtaattttccatacattgtCTAGAGGTGCTGCTGCTTTCCAGTAAAATAACTTTAGCGACTCCAAGGGTAGCGATTGCTAATCCCAAAACAGACCCTTCCCCTAGTACAAGTACAGCTGAATTGGTGTCCAGATGTTCTTCCAAGTACATTAGGATTTGCTTGTTCCTCAAATCTTCGTTTAGTTGGCCGATTCGAGATCTCGAATATGCTATGTGCATTCCACAGGAACAATGCGGCTGTGGAAGGTTCGGTTGATCAATACCGAACCACAAGGAAAATTCGTCATGGTACGCATCCAACATAACTGTTTGACCCATTAAGAGAGGGGAAGGTTGTTTCGGTAAAAAGTAAATGGCCTGCATCCAATGATCTCTCCAAGGAATCAAATTTCGTTTCGGTAAGACAAGATTCGTGTTCCGGGCTTCCAAATTCACGTAATCTGGGTGTGACCAATAGGGTGCGCAGCTCAACTTTATAATTTCCGAATCCCCCATATGAAGTTCCCACCACATGAAAACGGCATGGGCCACCCCATTGCCTTCCAGCGTTACGGATTTTCGAAGATGCCTTTTACGCTCCAAGGGTATACGCCCTGACCAATCGAAATAGAATACCTCAACCGGTTTCGACAGCTCACGGAAACTCCGCAATGGTAACTGGCTCAGTTGTAAGTCGAAAACAGCGGAAGACCCTCGGCATTCGATCACATCTCTCGGAGTTTTCAGCAAGAGATCACCATCGCAATTAAACAAATCCCTAGGCGTCTGCCAACTCATAGCCAAGGGGCATTCAACAATTTGGACATACACCGAGGCCGAATGTGGAATTGCTGGAGAACCAGGCTCCAGTAAATGGAGCCAAGCGTGCTGGTAGGTTGCTATCGCCCCCTCTCCAATCAGCTCGGTATCGAACAGTTCCGTTACCAAAACATTGGCTTTTCGCTCCATATCTTTGTCAGGACCAACCTGCATACTGGTCGACCTTTTTTTTACCAAACGAATCCGATCTGCCATTCCATTAGCCGCAATGATTCGTTCGGCGCAATCGGCCATTGGACGGAACGCTTCACAAGCTGTCACGCTGTCTGCACCCGCTCGGACAGCCATCATCGACAGCAGTCCACTTCCGGTGCCAATGTCGAGGACGTGTGCCTGTTTACCATTCGCATGCAGTCGCTGGATGGTGACCTTCAGAAGTTGGTCGTACTTTTGATTCCGTTCTGTATCGTGGCACATGTCGGCGAATGCACTACGAGCTATTTCCTGCTGCCGGTCGAAACACTCTCCAGCTGAGTCCGGGTCATACTCTTCGTCAGAAAAATTACTCGAATTCAAATCCATTATTGTGATTCTATGCAACAGTTACATGTAACTTTAAGCCGTGTTTAAGCCTAAACACAGAAATTTCACAGActgaaactgtaaaaaaaaatttcctcctATTTTATGGCTCCTCTCttctcaaattcaaattttatctacacgcttatattttttcaaccattaatgagttttcttgaatcatttttgcgATTAACCCTGTCAGGAACGTTTGATGGAACAGAGATGGCGGCACTCGAATTCTAGCGGTTAGAATTCGAACTGTTTTCGGTTCGATTTTCATCCGCCTGCTGGATTGCTCGAAAATATACGAAACACAGGCAGTTTTCAATCGTAGCAATCCGGGTGCGTGTTTCGTTTTGGTGCGTGATTGTTGTGAAATTTGGGCAGGCGATAATTTGATGATAAGCAAGGCATGTTTAATTGATTGAATTCTAAATAATCTAAGtcttatttatataatttttttaacttattatcGTCCCCATAAAAACCCATAGAAACGCCCATAGAAACATCCCCATGCTAACAAAGCTTCCAAGGATATGTTCGTACCGTGTGGAATATCATACTGGACATCGTATCCGGATCCTGGTGGTGGCTTCAATTGAATTGCTGCtcgaatttcgttttgaaatgaaattgacgATTGCCAGTTTCGAACGAAGGAAACCGAGGTGAAAGCGGAGTGAAGTTAGCGTTTGCGGAATGTGAAGAGAGGCTGATGTGAAGAGAAATTGAAAGTGAAGCTCTTTCGAATGAAGCATTTTGTGCTCATTTTTGAGTGACAATTGACGATTGATAGTGAAATTAGCCTGTGAAGAATGAAGGGCCTGCTATCGAGTCGAACGAAATGTCGTATTACGGTAGTCAAGTTAAACAGCTGGCTGAGTCACGAACTTTCAAGCagtcgactcagtcgagctactTGACTGAAATTCTAATCGACTCGACTACTGCAATACCAAAATGGTtcactcgagtaaaatgactcgtgacttgtcttatgtaatagggccctaTATGTATAATTATTGTATTTTATGCTTGTGCCAACCATCAGTCATTCATTTCTTATGACAAAAAAAGCGATTGTCGTTCTAGGAgtggatgattttttgtttcaactggCAATCGATtgatgtttttctttcaaataaagagatagaaatttaagattctgtaatactattgatttttattttgtgttcgTTTCGAGTGATAGAACTTTTTCCGCTCCTGAGAGCAAAAATCCTTGAAATGTCAAGATGGAATAAAACCTGTTGTTGGGAGCCTACATCCGATGAAGGTTTGTGCGCCAACAAGAGtccagtttttgttttgttctctgCAACCTTAGAGGTTATTTTACGCGCTTACTTACTTTACgccaaattttattgaaaatgaacgtaaatgtttggaattttaattcatCCATATCAGCTACTAATTTTTAAGGGTGTATAAACACACATAAGTCTATTAAtatgaaaaaactaaaacaattgatgttatgtttgtttgtaatttttttctgacgCTAGGTATTCGATTACAGGCAAGGGTGCGTGACGGTgaattcctttaaaaaagtAGGAGCACACGATCCGATGAAGCTCAAACAATGATGGTTTacgaaaatgttaaacaaattcAAGGATGACACTAACTGAGCATTTACACAACACAATAACAtgtctgctgctgctgtttttgGGTAGCCTATCAATGTTTGGATTTTTTGCTCTTGTGATGATTATCTCGGCTATCATCACGAGACCGTTtatggctactgctgctgctgctcttgTGCCGGTCGCCGCTGCTACTTTTGTggccgctgctgctgctgcgatgCTTGTCtttgctactgctgctgctccGGTGTTTGTCCCCATGTTTATCCTTGTGGTGGTGCTTGTCCTTGCTGCTGCTGTGCTTTGACGAGCTGTGAAAATGAAATCGTAGAAACAAGATTTCAGCAAAGATGTTCAAACGGTTAAAATTGGTTGATTTAATCTATGTGATCTCGACTAATGTACGACATATCGCAAACATTTCAAACCTTTGGCCATCCGGACGCTTTTTAGATGACGATGCAACGCCACGGTCTCTTCTGACGGTAGCAAGCATACGCGTGTAAATTTAATATAGTAATTGAAAATTAGAGGCTGTGGAAAATTTGGCTACAACATGATAAAATTCTAACATATATATGTAGGTACATACACCTTTGAACTTTAGCTTTTGTTGAAATATGATATATATCTAATAAAACGAGCTACTTAATTCGAGCtca
This sequence is a window from Uranotaenia lowii strain MFRU-FL chromosome 3, ASM2978415v1, whole genome shotgun sequence. Protein-coding genes within it:
- the LOC129754621 gene encoding protein arginine N-methyltransferase 7, which translates into the protein MDLNSSNFSDEEYDPDSAGECFDRQQEIARSAFADMCHDTERNQKYDQLLKVTIQRLHANGKQAHVLDIGTGSGLLSMMAVRAGADSVTACEAFRPMADCAERIIAANGMADRIRLVKKRSTSMQVGPDKDMERKANVLVTELFDTELIGEGAIATYQHAWLHLLEPGSPAIPHSASVYVQIVECPLAMSWQTPRDLFNCDGDLLLKTPRDVIECRGSSAVFDLQLSQLPLRSFRELSKPVEVFYFDWSGRIPLERKRHLRKSVTLEGNGVAHAVFMWWELHMGDSEIIKLSCAPYWSHPDYVNLEARNTNLVLPKRNLIPWRDHWMQAIYFLPKQPSPLLMGQTVMLDAYHDEFSLWFGIDQPNLPQPHCSCGMHIAYSRSRIGQLNEDLRNKQILMYLEEHLDTNSAVLVLGEGSVLGLAIATLGVAKVILLESSSTSRQCMENYMANNQIKHAQIVSQLDQIELAEITHVFAEPFFNSAILPWENGLKYKTLVDSLKPRLRDDVKIIPEAFSILAIPVEFLDLHKINAALGTCEGFDLSLMDQLIEDHSTVTDTMVEAQPLWEYPCFALGKPATLITIPLNVSFPEDIKRAKGQMKVLRQGVLSRCNGIAVWAEWFLGRSGGYETTISTGLQTPIDADNVLSPHPQPLNWNFNCRQGVQLVKETVRDEISWSVEYNSTTGSCSFQFDV